Proteins encoded by one window of Pseudonocardia alni:
- the hpf gene encoding ribosome hibernation-promoting factor, HPF/YfiA family: MEIVVTGRNVEVPEHFRGLVQDKLSRLERHDHKIVGMEVELFHEPNRRQQKSCQRVEITGRGGCGAVARAEASAADFYAALDMAVGKLAERLRRSHDRRKPSRRDRVAASRAAADASAVALMEAAPPVTDTIPAPRSHDESLTDDELLRLEEQWEAEYRPGRIVREKTHPATPMTVDEALSRMELVGHDFYLFSCSDTGRASVVYRRRGYDYGVIRLDG, from the coding sequence GTGGAGATCGTCGTCACCGGCCGGAACGTCGAGGTGCCGGAGCACTTCCGTGGCCTGGTCCAGGACAAGCTCAGCCGCCTGGAACGCCACGACCACAAGATCGTCGGAATGGAGGTGGAGCTCTTCCACGAGCCGAACCGCCGTCAGCAGAAGTCCTGCCAGCGCGTCGAGATCACCGGGCGCGGCGGCTGCGGAGCCGTCGCCCGCGCCGAGGCCTCCGCCGCCGACTTCTACGCCGCGCTCGACATGGCCGTCGGCAAGCTCGCCGAACGGCTGCGCCGCTCCCACGACCGCCGCAAGCCCAGCCGCCGCGACCGCGTGGCCGCCTCCCGCGCCGCCGCCGACGCCTCGGCCGTCGCGCTGATGGAAGCGGCCCCTCCCGTCACCGACACCATCCCGGCACCGCGCAGCCACGACGAGTCCCTCACCGACGACGAGCTGCTCCGGCTGGAGGAGCAGTGGGAGGCCGAGTACCGGCCCGGTCGGATCGTGCGCGAGAAGACCCACCCGGCCACCCCGATGACCGTCGACGAGGCGCTCTCGCGCATGGAGCTCGTCGGTCACGACTTCTACCTGTTCTCCTGCAGTGACACCGGTCGCGCCTCGGTCGTCTACCGCCGCCGCGGCTACGACTACGGCGTGATCCGGCTCGACGGCTGA
- a CDS encoding ComF family protein, with the protein MTPTRAPSPAAALLDLLLPRTCGGCGAGPPGSGGWCPACAQDTAGPVPVRVPGAGRVAAAGRYRGPLRRAVLAYKERGRRDLAPDLAGLLVGPVSAVLAPRADGTPDPAAVRLVPAPSRPSAARVRGGDHVLRLCRALAPLLTAAGLPARTDAALALHRRARDSVGLDGAGRAANLASALHPARGREPVPAARGEAVLLVDDVVTSGATLRACGAVLAASGLPAVGAVVLADASARRRRPDS; encoded by the coding sequence GTGACCCCGACCCGAGCCCCGTCCCCGGCCGCCGCCCTGCTGGACCTCCTCCTGCCCCGGACCTGCGGTGGCTGCGGTGCCGGGCCACCCGGCAGCGGGGGCTGGTGCCCGGCCTGCGCGCAGGACACCGCAGGCCCGGTGCCGGTCCGCGTGCCCGGCGCCGGCCGGGTCGCGGCGGCCGGGCGCTACCGCGGGCCGCTGCGCCGGGCCGTGCTGGCCTACAAGGAGCGCGGCCGGCGGGATCTGGCGCCGGATCTGGCCGGGCTGCTGGTGGGCCCGGTGTCGGCGGTGCTCGCGCCGCGGGCCGACGGGACGCCGGACCCGGCCGCGGTACGCCTGGTGCCGGCCCCGTCCCGGCCGTCGGCGGCCCGGGTGCGCGGCGGCGACCACGTGCTGCGGCTGTGCCGGGCGCTGGCGCCGCTGCTGACCGCTGCCGGGCTGCCTGCCCGCACCGACGCGGCCCTGGCCCTGCACCGTCGCGCGCGGGACTCGGTGGGGCTCGACGGCGCGGGCCGGGCGGCGAACCTGGCCTCGGCGCTGCACCCGGCCCGCGGCCGCGAGCCGGTGCCTGCGGCCCGGGGGGAGGCGGTGCTGCTGGTCGACGACGTCGTGACCTCCGGGGCGACCCTGCGGGCCTGCGGGGCGGTGCTCGCCGCGTCCGGACTGCCCGCCGTGGGCGCGGTGGTGCTCGCCGACGCCTCGGCCCGCCGCCGCCGACCGGACAGTTGA
- a CDS encoding LpqB family beta-propeller domain-containing protein — MTARRALAALVVTVAAAVVAGCATVPQQSDVQVLRQGEQAAEQNLSGPIEDDEPLGLVRGFVYRSGSPDDRHAQARRYLSASASDWDDAASLTVLDERFDTVVSPENGTAGPDRMTVRVRGTRLGTVGPGGAFESSPQRVEVDVGVVREGEHWRIDRPPPGVMVRLSDFRSHYRELQAWFVDPVRRMLLPDGHYIRSGRPGELAMDAVDVLLRGPSTGLAGAAVTMFPATARIRSATTDPAAGTASIELTGVSGLSPQDRELLAAQVAQTLGGVGVPRVELLADGGPLVPATPTVSAADQADLVAGPGRAPAFPYVVDGGRVRQLSATGVAAPVAGQAGNGSFDITEAAASARSGRIAVVSRESTGTQRLLTGPLGGELTATPVSGADVRSLSWNGAGDEIWAVVNGRLRRVLVPPSGPPVEGAVDAGRLTPLGRIGDVALAREGGRIAVVADGALLVGPIVPLDDGEVAVGPLRRLRPGDLDDVVSIDWHSADRIVVASDSDRPMSEVSADGLRLDQIPGTNLTAPLGALAAAEGRPLYVTDRTGLWSYSGGEFDAWQQAGGTGAAAQPFYPG, encoded by the coding sequence GTGACCGCCCGCCGTGCGCTGGCGGCGCTGGTCGTGACGGTCGCCGCCGCCGTCGTCGCCGGGTGCGCGACGGTGCCCCAGCAGTCCGACGTGCAGGTGCTGCGCCAGGGCGAGCAGGCCGCCGAGCAGAACCTGAGCGGCCCGATCGAGGACGACGAGCCGCTCGGCCTGGTCCGCGGGTTCGTCTACCGTTCCGGCTCGCCCGACGACCGGCACGCGCAGGCCCGCCGCTACCTGTCGGCGTCGGCGTCGGACTGGGACGACGCGGCGTCGCTGACCGTCCTGGACGAGCGGTTCGACACCGTTGTGTCGCCGGAGAACGGCACTGCGGGACCGGACCGGATGACGGTGCGGGTGCGGGGCACCCGGCTGGGCACGGTCGGGCCGGGCGGGGCGTTCGAGTCCTCCCCCCAGCGGGTCGAGGTCGACGTCGGCGTCGTCCGGGAGGGCGAGCACTGGCGGATCGACCGGCCACCGCCCGGGGTGATGGTCCGGCTGTCGGACTTCCGCTCGCACTACCGCGAGCTGCAGGCCTGGTTCGTCGACCCGGTCCGCCGGATGCTGCTGCCCGACGGGCACTACATCCGCAGCGGGCGTCCCGGCGAGCTCGCGATGGACGCCGTCGACGTGCTGTTGCGCGGGCCGTCCACCGGCCTGGCCGGGGCGGCGGTGACGATGTTCCCGGCGACCGCGCGGATCCGCTCGGCGACGACCGACCCCGCGGCGGGCACCGCGTCGATCGAGCTGACCGGGGTGTCGGGGCTGTCCCCGCAGGACCGGGAGCTGCTCGCCGCGCAGGTCGCGCAGACCCTCGGCGGGGTGGGCGTGCCGCGGGTGGAGCTGCTGGCCGATGGCGGACCGCTGGTCCCCGCCACGCCGACGGTGTCGGCCGCCGACCAGGCCGACCTCGTCGCCGGCCCCGGCCGGGCCCCCGCGTTCCCCTACGTCGTCGACGGCGGCCGGGTCCGTCAGCTCAGCGCGACCGGCGTGGCGGCGCCGGTCGCCGGGCAGGCCGGGAACGGCTCGTTCGACATCACCGAGGCCGCCGCGTCCGCGCGCAGCGGGCGGATCGCCGTCGTGTCCCGGGAGTCGACGGGCACCCAGCGGCTGCTCACCGGCCCGCTGGGCGGGGAGCTCACCGCCACCCCGGTGTCCGGCGCCGACGTCCGCTCGCTGAGCTGGAACGGGGCGGGCGACGAGATCTGGGCGGTCGTGAACGGCAGGCTGCGCCGGGTCCTCGTCCCGCCGTCCGGGCCGCCGGTCGAGGGCGCGGTGGACGCGGGCCGGCTGACGCCGCTCGGCCGGATCGGGGACGTCGCGCTGGCGCGTGAGGGCGGCCGGATCGCCGTCGTCGCCGACGGTGCGCTGCTCGTCGGCCCGATCGTCCCGCTCGACGACGGCGAGGTCGCCGTCGGGCCGCTGCGGCGCCTGCGGCCCGGGGACCTCGACGACGTGGTGTCGATCGACTGGCACTCCGCGGACCGGATCGTGGTCGCGTCGGACTCGGACCGCCCCATGTCCGAGGTGAGCGCCGACGGTCTGCGCCTGGACCAGATCCCCGGCACGAACCTGACCGCGCCGCTGGGGGCGCTGGCCGCCGCCGAGGGGCGCCCGCTGTACGTGACCGACCGGACCGGCCTGTGGAGCTACTCCGGCGGCGAGTTCGACGCCTGGCAGCAGGCGGGCGGGACGGGCGCGGCCGCACAGCCGTTCTACCCCGGCTGA
- the secA gene encoding preprotein translocase subunit SecA yields MPFLSRLLRAGETKLVKRLAKIAAHIDGLEPDFEGLTDTQLRAKTDEFRRRHADGESLDELLPEAFATVREAARRTLGQRPFTVQLMGAGALHMGNVSEMGTGEGKTLTSTLAVYLNALPGDGVHVVTTNDYLAKRDSETMGRIHRWLGLTVGVILSEMTPAQRREQYACDVTYGTNNEFGFDYLRDNMAWNTADMVQRGHNFAIVDEADSILIDEARTPLIISGPAEQSARWYQEFARLAPMLSKDIHYEVDERKRTVGITEEGVALIEDQLGIDNLYESANTPLVGYLNNAVKAKELFKKDKDYIVNDGEVLIVDEFTGRVLAGRRYNEGMHQAIEAKEGVEIKPENQTLATITLQNFFRLYDKLAGMTGTAQTEAAELHEIYKMSVVSIPPNRPRVRADQADLIYKTEPAKFEAVADDIAEKHEKGQPVLIGTTSVEKSEYLATLLLRRGVPHEVLNAKNHAREAQIIAQAGHAGAVTVATNMAGRGTDIMLGGNPEFLADLELRSQGLDPVETREQYEAAWDAVLDRMRKQVKAEADEVRAAGGLYVLGTERHESRRIDNQLRGRSGRQGDPGESRFYLSLGDELMRRFNGQVVESIMNRFNLPDDVPIEAGMVTRAIRSAQTQVEQQNFEIRKNVLKYDEVLNQQRKVIYDERRRVLDGEDVQRQTRNMLEDVIHAYVAGATAEGYSEDWDLEKLWTAVKGLYPIQLDWRTVADDIDDLSAEELERVILADAEAAYARREAEIDALIGAQGGMRELERQVLMQVIDRKWREHLYEMDYLKEGIGLRAMAQRDPVIEYQREGFDMFSAMLEGIKEETIGHLFNVVVQVQQPAAPVQEAEPETTEIPVVRRVPAEDPAESTVVLPNLFRTSPPQNLQYSGPGEDGGVARRGEGGAAAPGTGRTGRHQVPARGRGASPNGDDGVNRAERRRAEKARRRR; encoded by the coding sequence GTGCCCTTCCTGAGTCGACTCCTCCGGGCCGGCGAGACCAAGCTGGTGAAGCGGCTCGCGAAGATCGCCGCGCACATCGACGGACTGGAGCCCGATTTCGAGGGCCTCACCGATACGCAGCTGCGCGCCAAGACCGACGAGTTCCGCCGTCGCCACGCCGACGGCGAGTCGCTCGACGAGCTGCTGCCCGAGGCCTTCGCCACCGTGCGCGAGGCCGCCCGGCGCACGCTGGGTCAGCGTCCGTTCACCGTGCAGCTGATGGGTGCCGGTGCGCTGCACATGGGCAACGTGTCGGAGATGGGCACCGGTGAGGGCAAGACCCTGACCTCGACGCTGGCCGTCTACCTCAACGCGCTGCCCGGCGACGGCGTGCACGTGGTCACCACGAACGACTACCTCGCCAAGCGCGACTCCGAGACCATGGGCCGCATCCACCGCTGGCTCGGTCTCACCGTCGGCGTGATCCTGTCGGAGATGACCCCGGCGCAGCGCCGCGAGCAGTACGCCTGCGACGTCACGTACGGCACGAACAACGAGTTCGGTTTCGACTACCTGCGCGACAACATGGCGTGGAACACCGCCGACATGGTCCAGCGCGGGCACAACTTCGCCATCGTCGACGAGGCGGACTCGATCCTCATCGACGAGGCCCGCACGCCGCTGATCATCTCCGGCCCGGCCGAGCAGAGCGCCCGCTGGTACCAGGAGTTCGCGCGGCTCGCGCCGATGCTGTCCAAGGACATCCACTACGAGGTCGACGAGCGCAAGCGCACCGTCGGCATCACCGAGGAGGGTGTCGCGCTGATCGAGGACCAGCTCGGCATCGACAACCTCTACGAGTCCGCGAACACCCCGCTGGTCGGCTACCTGAACAACGCGGTCAAGGCCAAGGAGCTGTTCAAGAAGGACAAGGACTACATCGTCAACGACGGTGAGGTCCTGATCGTCGACGAGTTCACCGGTCGTGTGCTCGCCGGCCGTCGCTACAACGAGGGCATGCACCAGGCGATCGAGGCCAAGGAAGGCGTCGAGATCAAGCCGGAGAACCAGACCCTGGCGACGATCACGCTGCAGAACTTCTTCCGGCTCTACGACAAGCTCGCCGGCATGACCGGTACGGCCCAGACCGAGGCCGCCGAGCTCCACGAGATCTACAAGATGTCGGTCGTCTCGATCCCGCCGAACCGGCCGCGGGTGCGCGCCGACCAGGCCGACCTGATCTACAAGACCGAGCCCGCGAAGTTCGAGGCGGTCGCCGACGACATCGCCGAGAAGCACGAGAAGGGCCAGCCGGTCCTGATCGGTACGACGAGCGTCGAGAAGTCCGAGTACCTGGCGACGCTGCTGCTGCGCCGCGGCGTGCCGCACGAGGTGCTCAACGCGAAGAACCACGCGCGTGAGGCGCAGATCATCGCCCAGGCCGGGCACGCGGGCGCCGTCACCGTCGCCACGAACATGGCCGGTCGCGGTACCGACATCATGCTCGGCGGCAACCCCGAGTTCCTCGCCGACCTGGAGCTGCGCAGCCAGGGACTGGACCCGGTCGAGACCCGTGAGCAGTACGAGGCCGCGTGGGACGCGGTGCTCGACCGCATGCGCAAGCAGGTCAAGGCCGAGGCCGACGAGGTCCGCGCCGCGGGCGGGCTCTACGTGCTCGGCACCGAGCGCCACGAGTCCCGCCGCATCGACAACCAGCTGCGCGGCCGGTCCGGCCGTCAGGGCGACCCGGGCGAGTCCCGCTTCTACCTGTCCCTCGGCGACGAGCTGATGCGCCGGTTCAACGGCCAGGTCGTCGAGTCGATCATGAACCGGTTCAACCTGCCGGACGACGTGCCGATCGAGGCCGGGATGGTCACCCGCGCGATCCGCAGCGCGCAGACCCAGGTCGAGCAGCAGAACTTCGAGATCCGCAAGAACGTCCTCAAGTACGACGAGGTGCTCAACCAGCAGCGCAAGGTCATCTACGACGAGCGCCGCCGGGTCCTCGACGGCGAGGACGTGCAGCGCCAGACCCGCAACATGCTCGAGGACGTCATCCACGCCTACGTCGCCGGCGCCACCGCCGAGGGCTACTCCGAGGACTGGGACCTCGAGAAGCTGTGGACCGCGGTCAAGGGCCTGTACCCGATCCAGCTCGACTGGCGCACCGTCGCCGACGACATCGACGACCTGTCGGCCGAGGAGCTCGAGCGGGTCATCCTCGCCGACGCCGAGGCCGCGTACGCCCGGCGCGAGGCCGAGATCGACGCGTTGATCGGCGCCCAGGGCGGGATGCGCGAGCTCGAGCGCCAGGTCCTGATGCAGGTCATCGACCGCAAGTGGCGTGAGCACCTCTACGAGATGGACTACCTCAAGGAGGGCATCGGGCTCCGGGCCATGGCCCAGCGCGACCCGGTGATCGAGTACCAGCGCGAGGGCTTCGACATGTTCTCCGCGATGCTCGAGGGCATCAAGGAGGAGACGATCGGGCACCTGTTCAACGTCGTCGTCCAGGTGCAGCAGCCGGCCGCCCCCGTCCAGGAGGCGGAGCCGGAGACGACCGAGATCCCGGTCGTACGCCGGGTCCCGGCCGAGGACCCCGCCGAGTCCACCGTGGTCCTGCCGAACCTGTTCCGCACCAGCCCGCCGCAGAACCTGCAGTACAGCGGCCCGGGCGAGGACGGCGGGGTCGCGCGTCGCGGCGAGGGCGGTGCGGCGGCTCCGGGCACCGGTCGTACCGGTCGCCACCAGGTCCCGGCCCGTGGCCGCGGCGCGTCCCCGAACGGCGACGACGGCGTCAACCGCGCCGAGCGGCGCCGCGCGGAGAAGGCCCGCCGGCGGCGCTGA